CGGCTGTGCCATCGCCAGATCGCGTCGGTGAAAACCGGTCGGGTCGTGAAAGTGTGAACCGTCGGCGAGCGGCGGACGTACAGACAACGACGAACGACGCGAGTCGCCCTTGAGTTTGCCGATCGTACGGATCGCGCTCGATGGATGCGACTTGACGATCTTGCCGATCCGCACCGGTCCGATTTTGCCGGAGCGCGCGGATCTACCGGCCGTCGACGACGCTAGGGATGGCGTTTTTGTGTGGTTTTTTTGACCGCAGCGGAAACGTGACCTATATTCCCTTGGCCGAGTTTCTTGACCCGAAACGAGGCCGCGTTCCTTGACGTACTTTCATGACGTTACGCATCGTACTAAGTCGCGCTCGAACTTTCCGTTTTGCCGAACGGGAAATCGCCTCATTCGAGTCCGACCGATCGTCCCCTGCGTTCAGGATGTGCCAACGTATGCGTCGCAGGGTCTTCTCTACTTGCCGTGCTTGGGTTTGTGCGCTGGTCGTCGTCGTCGCGACGCCGAGCTTGCTGCCGGCTCAAGTGTCGCTCGGCACTCCCGCCCAGTTCGCTCCGTCGTCGACCGCGGCTCCGCTGGCCGCACCGACTCTGAGCAACACCGCCGGCGGCACCGCGCTCAACGCCGCATCCGTCTCCCCGCAAGCGCAGCAAGACGTCGCTGAATCGCTCCGCACGGGCCGGCAGTTGGAGTCGGAGCGCCGTTGGAGCGAAGCCCTCACTTGGTACGAAGAAGCGCTACGTCGCAACCCGCAACAGCCGGTCTTGGAAGAGCGGCTCCATCTCACGCGCATCCACTACGATCTCTCCGGCCGTTTCGGCGACCCGACTTATCGCGAGAGCCTCAAGACGCTCGGGCGCGATAAGACGCTGGAGCTGTACGACGAAATCCTGACGAAGATCCAGACGCATTACGTCGAGCCGCCCCACTGGCAGCAGCTGGTCGATAGCGGCACCGCGGGCCTGATGGAAGCGATGCTCGACCCACTCTTCCTCGAAGCGACGCTGCCCGGCGTGCCGCAAGCTCGCGTCGAAGCGTTTCGCCGCGTGCTTCGCGACCGCGTGTTCGGCGTGGCGACGCAGGATCGTCAAGGGACGTTGAACCTCGCAGCCCACGCCGCGCAATTGGCTCGCGAGCAATTGGGCATGAACGAAACCGCCGTGATCTACGAATACATCTGCGGCGCCGCGAACGCGCTTGATCCTTATTCGACGTTCCTCTCTTCGGGCAAGCTGAACGAAGTTTACTCGCAGATCGAAGGGAATTTCGTCGGCCTCGGGATCGAGCTCAAGGCGAACGACGGCGCGCTGTTGATCGTGAAAGTGTTCGGCGGCGGACCGGCCGATCGGGCCGGGCTGCGAGCGGGCGATCGGATCGTCGCCGTCGAAGGACGCACGACGCAAGAACTCTCCAGCGATCAAGCGGCCAACATGCTGCAAGGAACCGAAGGCTCGAGCGTCGAAGTGACGATCGCCTCGCCGGGAATCGCCGAACGACGGCTGCGCGTTCGCCGCGAGCAGATCGAAGTGCCGAGCATCGACGACATCAAGATCGTCGACGCGACGCTCGGCATCGCTTACCTCCGGCTCACCTGCTTCCAGAAGACCACGTCGCGCGATCTCGATGCCGCTCTCTGGCGCCTGCATCGCGAGGGGATGAAGAGCCTGATCATCGACCTTCGCGGCAACCCGGGGGGCTTGTTGAATATCTCGGTCGACGTCGTCGACAAGTTCGTGAACGAAGGAACGATCGTCTCGACGCGAGGTCGGAATCCGAACGAAGACTACAGCTACTCCGCTCGCAAGCCGGGGACGTGGCAAGTGCCGCTCGTCGTGCTGATCGACGGCGATAGCGCCAGCGCGAGCGAGATCTTCGCCGGAGCGATTCGCGACCACCGCCGAGGGACGATCGTCGGGGCGCGGAGCTACGGCAAGGGTTCGGTTCAAGGGATCTATCCGTTGAACACGGTCCAAGGGGGCATCCGCTTGACGACGGCGAAGTTCTACTCGCCGCAAGGGCATCCGTTCAGCCGGATCGGCGTATCGCCGGACGTGGCCGTAGCGCCGGTTCCGCCGCAAGCGACCGCGCAGTTCGCAGCCCGCCCGACCGACGACGGCCGCTTCGTGCAGCAAGCCCCGGCCGGCGACCCGGCGATGGATGCCGCCCTCGGCGTGGCTCGCAGCCAGTTCGCTCAGCGCTAGCTCCAGGTTGTCGCAGAGGGGACGAGCCGCGAAATCCTCGGCAAGGAGCCCCGCGGCTTAGGGATTCCCCCGGTCTTCGCAACCGACACTTCTTATCCAACTTGCCGCTAAGAAGCCGGCTGGTCGGCGTTACGAACCGTAAACCGATCGGCTTTCCGGCATCTACCGCGCTCCAACTCTTGGAGTAAGCGGGAAAAACGGTTACCATTTGGCGTTTGGTAGCCGTGCGAAAGAGAGCGCGTCGGCGGTCGTGCGACGGAGAAGGTCGGCCTGCTGCGGAGGAACCGCAACCGCCGAACTTCCGTGAAGTCGCCCGCCCGTCCGTAGTCGTCTTTCGTCCACGTCACCGAACGTAGTCGGTACGGAAGTTGCTCGAATTGTGCGCATCGTTCGCGATGCCCAGGAAGCGAACCCTTCCCTACTCGAAACGGTTCAGCAGGAAGTAGCCGGTGCGATTGGACGCCTGGCTCAAAACGGGACTCGAGGCCGGCGCAATCCCACCATGTATGAATATCTAGGTTCGTTCGTCGCGCGTCGTTGGTGGCTGATCCTGGTCGTTTGGATTGCCGCCGCCTTCGTCATCCATCGCAGCTCTCCCACTTGGGACCAAGTCACCAAAGACGGCGATCTCGCGTATCTGCCGGCCCGCATGACTTCGGTGCGCGGCGAGAAGCTGTACGGCGAAGCATTTCCCGACAATAAATCACGCAGTCAAATCGTCGTCGTGCTGGAACGCGAGACCGGGTTGCTGCAGACCGATCTGGACCTGGCGCACGAAATCGCCGACTGGCTCACGCCGGTCAAGCCCGACGTGCCGGCAACCCCCGAGGGGGCCGCAGCCGTCGCCGTAGGCGGCGCGAACCCGAGCGATGCCGGCGCGCCGGCCGTGCCCGTCGCGGCCCCGGTCGACACGAAAGCGTTCCCGAAGACGCAAGGGATGGCGATCGTCGAAGTGACGCGTCCGATCCGTAATCTGGTCGGGGGCAGCTCTTCGGCCGACGACGTCGTCGGGCAAAAGCTCGTCAGCGGCGACAAGAAAGCCGCGATCGTCGTCTGTTCGTTGGAACACGAGTTCATCGCGATCGACTCGGTTCACGTCTTGCTGAAGACCAAGAAGATGGTCCAGGAGAAGGTCGACGCGGCCTTGAAACGCGCGGAAGATCCGGTCCCCGCCGGGTTGAACTGGGGCCTGACCGGTTCCGCGGCCGTCGGCGGCGATACGCTGCTGGCTTCCGACGAGAGCGTGAAGAACATCCACTTCGCGACTGCGACATTGGTCCTCTTCATTCTCTTGATCGTCTATCAAGCACCGATCTTGGTGTTCGTGCCGGTCATCACGATCGGCGTCGCCGTCTTCATCGCCAAAGACTTAGTCGCCGCGCTCACGCAACTCGGCACGGTTCCCGGCTTCGAGTGGTTTCATTTCGAAATCTTCAAGACCTCGGAAATCTTCATCTTCGTCATCTGCTTCGGCTCCGGCACCGACTTCTGTCTGTTCTTGATCTCGCGCTACAAAGAAGAACTGGAGCGCGGTCACGATAAGGTCATCGCCTTAGAGCACTCGCTCGGGTCCGTCGGTGAAGCACTCGTCGGCAGCGCGTTCACCACCGTCTGCGGGCTCGGCATGATGTTCTTTTCCGACTTCGGAAAGTTCACCTACAGCGGCCCTGCCATCGCGCTCTGCCTCGTCGTCACGCTCCTCTCGTGCCTTACGTTCGCTCCGGCTCTGTTGCGAGCTTGCGGCAAGACCGTGTTTTGGCCGTTCGGGCTGAAGGTGCGGCCGGCGACCGTTCGCGGCGCACACGAACCCTCGCCGCACGACCACGGCCTGATCGGCCGCTTCTGGAGTTGGACGAGCGACCACATCATGGCTCGGCCCGGCACGTTGCTGCTGGTCAGCTTGGTCGTGATGGCGCCGATTGCGTGGGAAGGGTTGAGCGTGAAGATCAGCTACGATCTACTCGCCGACCTGCCGCCCGCCGCCCCGACGCTCGAAGGAACGCGAATGCTCAAAAAGCATTTCCCCGCGGGCGAAATGGGACCGATCACGATGCTCGTCAAACGAGACGGGCAGAACATGGATCTCGACACGCCGGAGCATCGGGCCGAAATTCGCGACCTCACGCGCACGCTCTTCGCCGATATGCAGGGGGACGTGCAATCGGTTCGCAGCTTGATGTACCCGACCGGCTATGAGGGGAACGATTCGACTCCCGCCGAGACGGGTGAAGCGCCCAAAAAGCGCGGCGGCCTCTTCGGCGGCGGATTGAAGAACATCATCATCAAGGAACACGATCAGTCGAAGAAGATCTATGTCGCGATGGCGGGCCCGCGCAAGGGAACGGTCACGCGGTTCGACATCATCACGAAATACGATCCGTTCTCGGTCGAAGCCGAACAGGTGCTCGGTAAGTTGGAAGGCTTCACCACGGCGAAGTCGTCGGACCCGAACTCTCCGTGGCACGGCTCCTCGTTCGACTTCATCGGCACGACCGCCGGCACGCGCGACTTGAAAGCCGTGATCACGAGCGACGAGCGGTTGATTCAGCAACTCGTCGTGCTCGCCGTGTTCGCGGTGATCCTCTCGATTCTGCGCCGCCCGATGATCTGCCTCTACCTGATCTTCACGGTCGTGTTCAGTTACTTCGTGACGATCGGCGCCACGGAATGGGTCTTCGAGCGGATGTACGGCGCCGATTTCACCGGACTTGATTGGAAAGTGCCGATCTTCTTGTTCGTGATCCTCGTCGCGGTCGGCGAAGACTACAACATCTATCTCGCCACGCGCATCTTCGAGGAAGAAAAGCGGCTCGGTCGCGAGCGCGGCCTGCGCGAGGCGATCATCAAGACCGGCGGCATCATCACCAGTTGCGGCGTGATCATGGCGGGCACATTCGTCTCGCTCATGTTCGGCACGCTGAAAGCGATGCACGCGCTCGGCTTCGCGCTGACGTTCGGCGTGATCCTCGACACGTTCATCGTGCGCCCGATCTTGGTGCCGGCCTTCTTGGCTTGGCTCTATCGTGTGATTCCGGAG
This portion of the Planctomycetia bacterium genome encodes:
- a CDS encoding S41 family peptidase, which encodes MRRRVFSTCRAWVCALVVVVATPSLLPAQVSLGTPAQFAPSSTAAPLAAPTLSNTAGGTALNAASVSPQAQQDVAESLRTGRQLESERRWSEALTWYEEALRRNPQQPVLEERLHLTRIHYDLSGRFGDPTYRESLKTLGRDKTLELYDEILTKIQTHYVEPPHWQQLVDSGTAGLMEAMLDPLFLEATLPGVPQARVEAFRRVLRDRVFGVATQDRQGTLNLAAHAAQLAREQLGMNETAVIYEYICGAANALDPYSTFLSSGKLNEVYSQIEGNFVGLGIELKANDGALLIVKVFGGGPADRAGLRAGDRIVAVEGRTTQELSSDQAANMLQGTEGSSVEVTIASPGIAERRLRVRREQIEVPSIDDIKIVDATLGIAYLRLTCFQKTTSRDLDAALWRLHREGMKSLIIDLRGNPGGLLNISVDVVDKFVNEGTIVSTRGRNPNEDYSYSARKPGTWQVPLVVLIDGDSASASEIFAGAIRDHRRGTIVGARSYGKGSVQGIYPLNTVQGGIRLTTAKFYSPQGHPFSRIGVSPDVAVAPVPPQATAQFAARPTDDGRFVQQAPAGDPAMDAALGVARSQFAQR
- a CDS encoding MMPL family transporter; this translates as MYEYLGSFVARRWWLILVVWIAAAFVIHRSSPTWDQVTKDGDLAYLPARMTSVRGEKLYGEAFPDNKSRSQIVVVLERETGLLQTDLDLAHEIADWLTPVKPDVPATPEGAAAVAVGGANPSDAGAPAVPVAAPVDTKAFPKTQGMAIVEVTRPIRNLVGGSSSADDVVGQKLVSGDKKAAIVVCSLEHEFIAIDSVHVLLKTKKMVQEKVDAALKRAEDPVPAGLNWGLTGSAAVGGDTLLASDESVKNIHFATATLVLFILLIVYQAPILVFVPVITIGVAVFIAKDLVAALTQLGTVPGFEWFHFEIFKTSEIFIFVICFGSGTDFCLFLISRYKEELERGHDKVIALEHSLGSVGEALVGSAFTTVCGLGMMFFSDFGKFTYSGPAIALCLVVTLLSCLTFAPALLRACGKTVFWPFGLKVRPATVRGAHEPSPHDHGLIGRFWSWTSDHIMARPGTLLLVSLVVMAPIAWEGLSVKISYDLLADLPPAAPTLEGTRMLKKHFPAGEMGPITMLVKRDGQNMDLDTPEHRAEIRDLTRTLFADMQGDVQSVRSLMYPTGYEGNDSTPAETGEAPKKRGGLFGGGLKNIIIKEHDQSKKIYVAMAGPRKGTVTRFDIITKYDPFSVEAEQVLGKLEGFTTAKSSDPNSPWHGSSFDFIGTTAGTRDLKAVITSDERLIQQLVVLAVFAVILSILRRPMICLYLIFTVVFSYFVTIGATEWVFERMYGADFTGLDWKVPIFLFVILVAVGEDYNIYLATRIFEEEKRLGRERGLREAIIKTGGIITSCGVIMAGTFVSLMFGTLKAMHALGFALTFGVILDTFIVRPILVPAFLAWLYRVIPERKPATSAILDVPAGEPMGETALLAAVGADPLAIPTKPHTEQHARRTVNR